The Paralichthys olivaceus isolate ysfri-2021 chromosome 9, ASM2471397v2, whole genome shotgun sequence genome contains a region encoding:
- the LOC109627217 gene encoding uncharacterized protein isoform X2: MAGRRSCVNSLWSGTERVRIGERLKATLAGVLELEVLRCKHLEMVDAALEERASAAVAANDEEPRPEVEEGAPECAASDAEHGSATSRRQQAPSLSDITVLPCQSSPEDCGSNSGDGIVHSSSVRGINSRWSTLSWDAPSDLLSPPTPDPSGVVHLDSDSRPSSGFYSVSGSSLSDSCYSVSSDATQGGPVPPVPQTRPLTLWEQVPPSTDNTDILWSEGATQKQQQEQPALQNSQEDGEPTEVTPVSASSLHLKPQLDPRYCIDLVSRRTKEVYPYPSPLHAVALQSPLFTSQSQEQSASLNAEVPQLNEPLESNTDPALPQPPATLASVTQLEQYISRLAHQYHSRVTSSTSDLSSAATAGPSMHRGLCTPGKSHGSSLSLSAFDSRSTTSTIPGGNITPCKSLLGNSARVSLSTAGKKATRNSINLGNLPSATGEDLNINLHLNLNLNLAPGLNSGRVPLDNSKNGSCGALRADFTTASTASTSSLSSVTPTPALRARPRISTCPSSLSHRSSLEVTSASGPSSGYGSSSFCRSLDWSSGAPPEAGPSVFGTNAASAPGSQRSSLIQEPSSSPKISEDSPMVGEISRLSGLSRAVVVGLMEQGVELDIECFQTDTAEVRSHTKSHLTSQADQSHDYTRLTNPNPQRPIQLSLSVTHSPQSQSSLTPPLSHSSSPIHPYQSIHIPSPHYSSHCHYQQIPSPSDLPSSTASSPASRPTTRGRSPPRPLQPSPLGATPLSVFRRDAPFQCSLPHTNTRTSPSEHGGIQTRSGSLRHSGGGSGGTGWWKRAEGDGLYRGKHSSHKLIRAATVSNYAKREDYSSVWGEEEEKEQTVAQTPRKTSNKLWRGFEGRLWGKESDKEREEMDRAEYGYGWRRNSIGSWKKENRKAKSTSSSNDKRPKVDNSPMFSKKRGKEDGERCSSSLRLSRRALFRSESQGLLVPRNHGEEPVKRPHWVSSLDVGQGGMGNRDEGIRLLRAKDVDKRLSSTASLFNMSHSQSLEGSCLSLSPLSSPSFSPSPPPRMPLQRSRSLRDLGRRMFGSMRSLSLKRKPSKK; this comes from the exons ATGGCCGGCCGCCGCAGCTGCGTGAACTCGCTCTGGTCAGGCACCGAGCGCGTCCGCATCGGCGAGCGCCTCAAAGCGACGCTGGCCGGGGTACTGGAGCTGGAGGTGCTCAGGTGCAAACACCTGGAGATGGTGGACGCCGCTTTGGAGGAGCGAGCCTCCGCCGCCGTTGCAGCCAACGATGAGGAGCCACGGccggaggtggaggagggagccCCGGAGTGCGCCGCCTCGGACGCCGAGCACGGCTCTGCCACATCCCGCCGGCAACAG gctccctctctgtctgatATAACGGTATTGCCCTGTCAGAGCAGCCCAGAGGACTGCGGCAGTAATTCAGGAGATGGGATAGTCCACTCCTCATCTGTGAGGGGAATTAATTCACGCTGGTCAACTCTGTCCTGGGACGCcccctctgacctcctctctcccccaacACCAGACCCCAGTGGTGTGGTCCACCTGGACAGTGACTCCAGACCTAGTTCAG GTTTCTATTCAGTGAGCGGGAGCTCTCTGTCAGACTCTTGCTACTCTGTGTCCAGTGATGCCACTCAGGGAGGACCAGTGCCTCCAGTGCCACAGACCAGACCTCTGACACTGTGGGAGCAGGTTCCTCCGTCTACAGACAACACTGACATCCTGTGGTCAGAAGGTGCCacgcagaagcagcagcaggagcagcctgCTCTGCAAAACAGCCAGGAAGATGGAGAACCCACAGAAGTGACCCCAGTCTCAG ccTCCTCCCTTCATCTGAAGCCCCAGCTGGACCCTCGTTACTGCATTGACCTGGTGTCCCGTCGGACCAAAGAGGTTTACCCCTACCCCAGCCCCCTGCATGCTGTCGCCCTACAGAGCCCCCTCTTCACCTCCCAGAGCCAAGAGCAATCAGCGTCTCTGAATGCAGAGGTACCCCAACTTAATGAACCACTGGAGTCCAACACTGACCCAGCTCTGCCTCAGCCGCCCGCCACCCTGGCCTCCGTCACCCAGCTGGAGCAGTACATCTCTCGCCTGGCTCATCAGTACCACAGTCGGGTAACCTCCTCCACTTCTGATCTCTCTTCAGCTGCCACCGCTGGTCCATCCATGCACAGAGGCCTTTGCACTCCTGGTAAAAGTCATGGTTCCAGCCTGTCTCTTTCTGCTTTTGATAGCCGCAGTACAACATCCACAATCCCAGGGGGCAACATCACTCCGTGTAAGTCACTGTTGGGAAACTCAGCCAGAGTGAGCCTCAGCACTGCTGGGAAAAAGGCCACCAGGAACTCAATTAACCTGGGTAACCTTCCTTCAGCAACTGGAGAGGACTTGAATATAAATCTGCATCTCAACCTTAACTTGAACCTGGCCCCCGGTTTAAATTCTGGCCGCGTACCCTTGGACAATTCAAAAAATGGCAGTTGTGGAGCTTTGAGAGCTGACTTTACTACAGCTTCCACTGCCTCCACTTCATCGCTCTCCTCTGTTACACCCACCCCAGCACTTAGAGCTCGCCCCCGCATTTCAACTTGTCCAAGCAGCCTGAGTCACCGCAGCTCCCTGGAGGTCACTTCAGCATCTGGACCCAGCTCTGGATATGGGTCGTCATCCTTCTGTCGCTCATTAGACTGGAGCAGTGGTGCTCCACCCGAGGCTGGACCATCAGTGTTTGGTACAAATGCTGCATCAGCTCCTGGGTCTCAGCGTAGCAGCTTGATCCAAGAGCCCAGCTCCAGTCCCAAGATAAGCGAAGACTCCCCCATGGTGGGAGAGATCTCCCGCCTCTCTGGCCTGTCCAGGGCTGTGGTGGTTGGCCTGATGGAACAAGGTGTGGAGCTTGATATTGAATGCTTCCAAACAGATACTGCAGAAGTGAGGAGTCACACTAAATCTCACCTGACGTCCCAGGCAGATCAGTCGCATGACTATACGAGACTGACCAACCCGAACCCCCAGAGACCCATACAGCTCTCCCTCAGTGTCACCCATTCACCTCAGTCTCAGTCGAGtctcacccctcctctctcacactctaGCAGCCCCATACACCCTTACCAGTCCATCCACATTCCCTCTCCCCACTACTCCTCACACTGCCACTACCAGCAGATCCCTTCCCCATCTGACCTTCCCTCTTCCACAGCCTCCTCCCCTGCCTCCCGCCCCACTACCAGGGGTCGCTCCCCTCCCCGGCCTCTCCAGCCCTCCCCGTTGGGTGccacccctctctctgttttccgtCGGGATGCACCCTTCCAGTGCTCCCTGCCCCACACCAATACGAGaacttctccttcagagcaCGGCGGCATTCAAACGAGAAGTGGATCACTTCGGCAtagtggtggaggaagtggaggtaCTGGTTGGTGGAAGAGGGCAGAGGGAGATGGGCTTTACAGAGGAAAGCATTCGTCTCATAAGTTGATCAGGGCAGCCACAGTAAGCAACTATGCCAAGAGAGAGGACTACAGCTCTGTttggggtgaggaggaggaaaaggagcaAACAGTGGCTCAGACACCAAGAAAGACTTCAAACAAACTGTGGAGGGGTTTTGAAGGACGCCTCTGGGGCAAAGAGTCAGACAAAGAAAGGGAGGAGATGGACAGAGCTGAATACGGCTATGGATGGAGGAGGAACAGCATTGGAAGCTGGAAAAAGGAGAACCGTAAAGCAAAGTCTACATCCAGCAGTAACGACAAGAGGCCAAAAGTAGACAACTCACCTATGTTCTCAAAGAAGAGGGGGAAAGAAGATGGGGAGAGATGCAGCTCCAGTCTCAGGCTTTCCAGAAGGGCTTTGTTCAGGAGTGAGTCTCAAGGTTTGCTGGTGCCTCGTAATCATGGTGAGGAGCCTGTGAAGCGTCCACACTGGGTGTCGTCATTAGACGTGGGGCAAGGGGGAATGGGCAACAGAGACGAAGGGATCCGACTGCTGAGAGCAAAGGATGTCGACAAACGCCTGTCCTCCACTGCCAGCCTCTTTAACATGTCTCACTCTCAGAGCCTAGAGGGCAGCTGCCTCTcgctctcccctctctcctccccttctttTTCTCCATCCCCTCCTCCACGCATGCCCCTCCAGCGCTCTCGGTCACTGAGGGACTTGGGGAGGAGAATGTTTGGCTCCATGAGGTCTCTAAGTCTCAAACGGAAGCCGTCCAAGAAATGA
- the LOC109627217 gene encoding uncharacterized protein isoform X1, with protein sequence MAGRRSCVNSLWSGTERVRIGERLKATLAGVLELEVLRCKHLEMVDAALEERASAAVAANDEEPRPEVEEGAPECAASDAEHGSATSRRQQAPSLSDITVLPCQSSPEDCGSNSGDGIVHSSSVRGINSRWSTLSWDAPSDLLSPPTPDPSGVVHLDSDSRPSSGFYSVSGSSLSDSCYSVSSDATQGGPVPPVPQTRPLTLWEQVPPSTDNTDILWSEGATQKQQQEQPALQNSQEDGEPTEVTPVSGPSDLEATGLSFLSDLCSGLSYSLIVSLLPLLDPVSSSSASSLHLKPQLDPRYCIDLVSRRTKEVYPYPSPLHAVALQSPLFTSQSQEQSASLNAEVPQLNEPLESNTDPALPQPPATLASVTQLEQYISRLAHQYHSRVTSSTSDLSSAATAGPSMHRGLCTPGKSHGSSLSLSAFDSRSTTSTIPGGNITPCKSLLGNSARVSLSTAGKKATRNSINLGNLPSATGEDLNINLHLNLNLNLAPGLNSGRVPLDNSKNGSCGALRADFTTASTASTSSLSSVTPTPALRARPRISTCPSSLSHRSSLEVTSASGPSSGYGSSSFCRSLDWSSGAPPEAGPSVFGTNAASAPGSQRSSLIQEPSSSPKISEDSPMVGEISRLSGLSRAVVVGLMEQGVELDIECFQTDTAEVRSHTKSHLTSQADQSHDYTRLTNPNPQRPIQLSLSVTHSPQSQSSLTPPLSHSSSPIHPYQSIHIPSPHYSSHCHYQQIPSPSDLPSSTASSPASRPTTRGRSPPRPLQPSPLGATPLSVFRRDAPFQCSLPHTNTRTSPSEHGGIQTRSGSLRHSGGGSGGTGWWKRAEGDGLYRGKHSSHKLIRAATVSNYAKREDYSSVWGEEEEKEQTVAQTPRKTSNKLWRGFEGRLWGKESDKEREEMDRAEYGYGWRRNSIGSWKKENRKAKSTSSSNDKRPKVDNSPMFSKKRGKEDGERCSSSLRLSRRALFRSESQGLLVPRNHGEEPVKRPHWVSSLDVGQGGMGNRDEGIRLLRAKDVDKRLSSTASLFNMSHSQSLEGSCLSLSPLSSPSFSPSPPPRMPLQRSRSLRDLGRRMFGSMRSLSLKRKPSKK encoded by the exons ATGGCCGGCCGCCGCAGCTGCGTGAACTCGCTCTGGTCAGGCACCGAGCGCGTCCGCATCGGCGAGCGCCTCAAAGCGACGCTGGCCGGGGTACTGGAGCTGGAGGTGCTCAGGTGCAAACACCTGGAGATGGTGGACGCCGCTTTGGAGGAGCGAGCCTCCGCCGCCGTTGCAGCCAACGATGAGGAGCCACGGccggaggtggaggagggagccCCGGAGTGCGCCGCCTCGGACGCCGAGCACGGCTCTGCCACATCCCGCCGGCAACAG gctccctctctgtctgatATAACGGTATTGCCCTGTCAGAGCAGCCCAGAGGACTGCGGCAGTAATTCAGGAGATGGGATAGTCCACTCCTCATCTGTGAGGGGAATTAATTCACGCTGGTCAACTCTGTCCTGGGACGCcccctctgacctcctctctcccccaacACCAGACCCCAGTGGTGTGGTCCACCTGGACAGTGACTCCAGACCTAGTTCAG GTTTCTATTCAGTGAGCGGGAGCTCTCTGTCAGACTCTTGCTACTCTGTGTCCAGTGATGCCACTCAGGGAGGACCAGTGCCTCCAGTGCCACAGACCAGACCTCTGACACTGTGGGAGCAGGTTCCTCCGTCTACAGACAACACTGACATCCTGTGGTCAGAAGGTGCCacgcagaagcagcagcaggagcagcctgCTCTGCAAAACAGCCAGGAAGATGGAGAACCCACAGAAGTGACCCCAGTCTCAG GACCAAGTGACCTTGAAGCGACTGGTCTGAGCTTTCTGTCTGACCTCTGCTCAGGACTAAGCTATTCCTTGATTGTTTCCCTCCTCCCACTTCTTGAccctgtttcctcttcttcagccTCCTCCCTTCATCTGAAGCCCCAGCTGGACCCTCGTTACTGCATTGACCTGGTGTCCCGTCGGACCAAAGAGGTTTACCCCTACCCCAGCCCCCTGCATGCTGTCGCCCTACAGAGCCCCCTCTTCACCTCCCAGAGCCAAGAGCAATCAGCGTCTCTGAATGCAGAGGTACCCCAACTTAATGAACCACTGGAGTCCAACACTGACCCAGCTCTGCCTCAGCCGCCCGCCACCCTGGCCTCCGTCACCCAGCTGGAGCAGTACATCTCTCGCCTGGCTCATCAGTACCACAGTCGGGTAACCTCCTCCACTTCTGATCTCTCTTCAGCTGCCACCGCTGGTCCATCCATGCACAGAGGCCTTTGCACTCCTGGTAAAAGTCATGGTTCCAGCCTGTCTCTTTCTGCTTTTGATAGCCGCAGTACAACATCCACAATCCCAGGGGGCAACATCACTCCGTGTAAGTCACTGTTGGGAAACTCAGCCAGAGTGAGCCTCAGCACTGCTGGGAAAAAGGCCACCAGGAACTCAATTAACCTGGGTAACCTTCCTTCAGCAACTGGAGAGGACTTGAATATAAATCTGCATCTCAACCTTAACTTGAACCTGGCCCCCGGTTTAAATTCTGGCCGCGTACCCTTGGACAATTCAAAAAATGGCAGTTGTGGAGCTTTGAGAGCTGACTTTACTACAGCTTCCACTGCCTCCACTTCATCGCTCTCCTCTGTTACACCCACCCCAGCACTTAGAGCTCGCCCCCGCATTTCAACTTGTCCAAGCAGCCTGAGTCACCGCAGCTCCCTGGAGGTCACTTCAGCATCTGGACCCAGCTCTGGATATGGGTCGTCATCCTTCTGTCGCTCATTAGACTGGAGCAGTGGTGCTCCACCCGAGGCTGGACCATCAGTGTTTGGTACAAATGCTGCATCAGCTCCTGGGTCTCAGCGTAGCAGCTTGATCCAAGAGCCCAGCTCCAGTCCCAAGATAAGCGAAGACTCCCCCATGGTGGGAGAGATCTCCCGCCTCTCTGGCCTGTCCAGGGCTGTGGTGGTTGGCCTGATGGAACAAGGTGTGGAGCTTGATATTGAATGCTTCCAAACAGATACTGCAGAAGTGAGGAGTCACACTAAATCTCACCTGACGTCCCAGGCAGATCAGTCGCATGACTATACGAGACTGACCAACCCGAACCCCCAGAGACCCATACAGCTCTCCCTCAGTGTCACCCATTCACCTCAGTCTCAGTCGAGtctcacccctcctctctcacactctaGCAGCCCCATACACCCTTACCAGTCCATCCACATTCCCTCTCCCCACTACTCCTCACACTGCCACTACCAGCAGATCCCTTCCCCATCTGACCTTCCCTCTTCCACAGCCTCCTCCCCTGCCTCCCGCCCCACTACCAGGGGTCGCTCCCCTCCCCGGCCTCTCCAGCCCTCCCCGTTGGGTGccacccctctctctgttttccgtCGGGATGCACCCTTCCAGTGCTCCCTGCCCCACACCAATACGAGaacttctccttcagagcaCGGCGGCATTCAAACGAGAAGTGGATCACTTCGGCAtagtggtggaggaagtggaggtaCTGGTTGGTGGAAGAGGGCAGAGGGAGATGGGCTTTACAGAGGAAAGCATTCGTCTCATAAGTTGATCAGGGCAGCCACAGTAAGCAACTATGCCAAGAGAGAGGACTACAGCTCTGTttggggtgaggaggaggaaaaggagcaAACAGTGGCTCAGACACCAAGAAAGACTTCAAACAAACTGTGGAGGGGTTTTGAAGGACGCCTCTGGGGCAAAGAGTCAGACAAAGAAAGGGAGGAGATGGACAGAGCTGAATACGGCTATGGATGGAGGAGGAACAGCATTGGAAGCTGGAAAAAGGAGAACCGTAAAGCAAAGTCTACATCCAGCAGTAACGACAAGAGGCCAAAAGTAGACAACTCACCTATGTTCTCAAAGAAGAGGGGGAAAGAAGATGGGGAGAGATGCAGCTCCAGTCTCAGGCTTTCCAGAAGGGCTTTGTTCAGGAGTGAGTCTCAAGGTTTGCTGGTGCCTCGTAATCATGGTGAGGAGCCTGTGAAGCGTCCACACTGGGTGTCGTCATTAGACGTGGGGCAAGGGGGAATGGGCAACAGAGACGAAGGGATCCGACTGCTGAGAGCAAAGGATGTCGACAAACGCCTGTCCTCCACTGCCAGCCTCTTTAACATGTCTCACTCTCAGAGCCTAGAGGGCAGCTGCCTCTcgctctcccctctctcctccccttctttTTCTCCATCCCCTCCTCCACGCATGCCCCTCCAGCGCTCTCGGTCACTGAGGGACTTGGGGAGGAGAATGTTTGGCTCCATGAGGTCTCTAAGTCTCAAACGGAAGCCGTCCAAGAAATGA